Proteins co-encoded in one Plasmodium coatneyi strain Hackeri chromosome 7, complete sequence genomic window:
- a CDS encoding KIR protein → MAPDASPGTAILTEEELGTLPSREKYKELNDKSENGGDTRCWSELKDKLKRYIKNNDSVVKKIIKAFCYIYGMQDSTREKEGWCDYFYYWLGDILPKGLADSMFGSAMNILYNKMEREDKGQKCKVLYTSNSREVFEALKTVFDYKKDENTIRTQLGNGEKKKCAQQYYSHLRGIEGAYKILNDKCKEGTMREWYNAFTKKYEGYKSEKVLQLNCILTDQRKAITRTADSAVEGTGTASIAVPSALVATVGLPTIAVFLLYKYGLLPSWISNYFGGGRNNNSSVSNIRRRKRTIESDFETLTNHSTDVSTVYSTIADLTDGSTVYGGTQPPTRGRRTNNGRREGNRNNISYQRI, encoded by the exons ATGGCGCCAGACGCATCACCGGGAACAGCAATATTAACG gagGAAGAATTGGGGACGCTACCCTCAAGAGAAAAGTATAAGGAGTTAAATGACAAGTCCGAAAATGGTGGAGATACGCGGTGCTGGAGTGAATTAAAGGATAAATTAAAGAGGTATATTAAGAATAATGATTctgttgttaaaaaaattataaaggcattctgctatatatatggaatgcAAGATAGTACgcgtgaaaaggaaggatggtgtgattatttttattattggctagGGGATATATTGCCTAAGGGATTGGCAGATTCTATGTTTGGATCAGCtatgaatattttatataataaaatggaacGTGAGGACAAAGGGCAGAAGTGTAAAGTCCTGTATACGTCTAACAGTAGAGAAGTTTTTGAAGCATTGAAAACAGTATTCGACTataaaaaagacgaaaataCGATAAGGACACAATTAGGAAacggagagaagaaaaagtgtgCTCAACAGTATTATTCACATTTAAGGGGTATAGAGGGAGCCTATAAAATACTAAATGACAAATGTAAAGAGGGGACTATGAGAGAATGGTATAATGCATTCACTAAGAAATATGAAGGTTACAAAAGTGAGAAGGTTTTACAACTGAATTGTATACTAACAGACCAGAGAAAAGCAATTACACGCACAGCGGACTCCGCTGTCGAAGGAACTGGTACTGCTTCCATtgcagttccttctgcattggTCGCCACAGTAGGCCTTCCTACAATCgctgttttccttttatataaa TACGGTCTCCTACCTTCCTGGATAAGTAACTactttggaggaggaagaaacaataaCAGCAGTGTAAGCAACATtagaaggagaaagagaaCAATTGAAAGCGACTTTGAAACATTGACGAACCATTCTACAGACGTCTCGACAGTGTATTCAACAATAGCAGATTTGACAGATGGATCTACAGTATATGGTGGGACACAACCACCCACCagaggaaggagaacaaataatggaagaagagaaggaaacaggaacaatattagttatcaacgtatttAA